From Ptiloglossa arizonensis isolate GNS036 chromosome 10, iyPtiAriz1_principal, whole genome shotgun sequence, the proteins below share one genomic window:
- the LOC143151837 gene encoding uncharacterized protein LOC143151837 isoform X1, giving the protein MDPATAIARSKENIQPLRYGRNAAQLGTALRAQEDVDTQQLLLQEKQMHEAAIKNYEGDDPLENWYEYILWMEQSSPKGGHESHIAKLLQQCLAIFEKEVKYHQDRRYIRLWINYISVQKNPLELYQLLYTNGIGTMVADIYRAWAFELEQMEDYKRADKVYLMGLSAKAEPQEELDYAHKNFQLAVARKTLGHSDDRTERSLLEQRQAFSSLKAIKAGKKVSSVRTGHRVREYFPGTVPQVSSAMHNAALNPRIQIYQDDVLGEMKSSSILDHVPIEDTVHKENTIKPGPWNGNGSRRCPLMTSATKSAFKVHEDQPDDFNTGKVRLFPNHTYIFDGSKYPEYSTVPVFVPDPPNPNIVLRPHYPKDLVYANNMDLSMEEIRAQRYLQSYRAQVLEKRHATQDIRETEQHIQHKNFEAEHQRHNMSLQELLRQRQEYKQQEELTERHRKLQQQQREAEQFELDRQRLQAEQEKLQRQQYEAENLALENQRREAEQRELERLEAERIETQRIEAERLEAQRLEVQQRMEAELNSQRKLQASSFMHQHHTSSLTADPEEHLLGQSLTVNTKEAMSVVQDMWRSPDTVHTTPNFRSSMAPRIPDSKILKMCFDIHMDSSMTQHAMSSSKHHSGYNVQPYNDQENHQNYSTHQNYSNQEHPSSYGSSGLHNTYQYDIQQHHEQQVQQSHSRPHHHQQLMQTHQPAHVMSHHQSLSHPSHLQTHSQIQHHQTHPQHQPSPNQHLHHQPHQAHQHIQHLQHTVYGNITPNDIAYQQYPSQLESTLLQQNVEPQKQLHYSPYTEPDIETSKPYRMPPELPYIKSPGMNRRDIKYLEGAEDKENAIVVDYNGPIEENMTSKPAEENNLYIDESLGISPLSGNNDTCFTEAFNTQLTSSTPMTNHFRQSYKAPEETPQYSNQCAAPPHNSEAPHGEGEEKLSVILESTREYISSSSGSSAHTRTAALAFTLTKEDLVPIKEHSIDQCENDEAADTTLPANQLYEQKLQTQIQAVHAQSPRTVQRNVDQITSEIKKNCDLRKSINFKLNEIEEQDKVDSMECEEHHEPMEQAEEESFQFPSGDINPFDKNLIAGLLKNIKFPQPHHAEGYVRLDTNLNKLVPSTVVTLGNETYDLEKCLGKGMYGTVFKAVSLQTGQTVALKTQKPAWVWEFYITREIKARLTNPHVLRGFMDVSMAYVANNGSVLVSEYSKFGTLLAVTNQIKIATGKPLVEHLAIFFTIEMLQIVEYLHKCQIIHGDIKPDNFLLMRLPTEDVRPTIQLIDFGCSIDMSLLPEKTTFTQVIKTEDFTCIEMQTGRPWTYQTDLYCLAATSHCLLFGNYMRVSNVGGRWFITSKIPRYTKKSVWEQFFTELLNIESCDKMPDLSKLRNMMEETLAQMDAQLKIRNFVNILNKR; this is encoded by the exons atggatCCTGCAACAGCCATAGCTCGttcaaaagaaaatattcagccTTTGCGTTATGGACGAAATGCTGCACAGTTGGGAACTGCACTACGAGCACAAGAAGACGTGGATACACAGCAATTACTTTTACAAGAAAAACA AATGCACGAAGCTGCAATAAAGAATTATGAAGGAGATGATCCTTTAGAAAATTGGTATGAATATATACTTTGGATGGAACAGAGTTCTCCAAAAGGTGGACACGAGTCTCACATTGCTAAACTTTTGCAACAGTGCTTAGCTATATTTGAAAAGGAAGTCAAGTATCATCAGGATCGTAGATATATACGTCTTTGGATTAATTAT ATAAGTGTGCAAAAGAATCCATTAGAGTTGTATCAACTTTTATATACCAATGGAATTGGAACTATGGTTGCAGATATATACAGAGCATGGGCTTTTGAATTAGAACAAATGGAAGACTATAAACGTGCCGATAAAGTTTATTTAATGGGCTTGTCTGCTAAAGCAGAACCCCAGGAAGAATTGGATTATGCTCACAA gAATTTTCAACTTGCAGTTGCACGTAAAACGTTAGGTCACTCTGATGATCGTACTGAAAGGTCACTGCTCGAACAGCGTCAAGCTTTTAGTTCTTTAAAAGCAATAAAAGCTGGCAAAAAAGTTAGCAGTGTACGCACTGGGCATCGTGTTCGCGAATACTTTCCCGGTACTGTTCCGCAAGTTTCATCAGCGATGCATAATGCCGCATTAAATCCCAGAATACAAATATATCAg GATGATGTTCTTGGTGAGATGAAAAGTTCAAGTATACTAGACCATGTTCCAATAGAGGATACAGTACATAAAGAAAATACTATTAAACCTGGTCCATGGAATGGTAATGGAAGTAGACGATGTCCGTTAATGACATCCGCTACGAAGTCAGCTTTCAAAG TTCACGAGGATCAACCAGATGACTTTAATACAGGCAAAGTAAGATTATTTCCAAACCATACATATATTTTTGATGGCAGTAAATATCCCGAGTATTCAACAGTGCCTGTGTTTGTACCCGACcctccaaacccaaatattgtATTAAGACCGCATTATCCAAAAGATTTAGTGTATGCTAACAATATGGATCTAAGCATGGAAGAAATAAGGGCCCAACGGTATTTGCAAAG TTATAGAGCACAAGTTTTAGAGAAAAGGCATGCAACACAAGATATACGGGAAACCGAACAACATATTCAACATAAAAACTTTGAAGCTGAACATCAGAGGCATAATATGTCTCTACAAGAATTGTTACGACAGCGACAAGAATACAAGCAACAAGAAGAGCTAACCGAGAGGCATAGAAAGTTGCAGCAGCAACAAAGAGAAGCTGAACAATTTGAACTGGATAGGCAGAGGCTTCAGGCTGAACAAGAAAAACTTCAGAGACAGCAGTATGAAGCTGAAAATCTAGCTTTGGAAAACCAAAGGCGCGAGGCAGAACAACGAGAATTGGAGAGATTGGAAGCCGAAAGAATCGAGACCCAGAGAATCGAAGCAGAAAGACTCGAAGCACAGAGACTTGAAGTACAACAGAGGATGGAAGCAGAATTAAATTCGCAACGAAAGTTACAAGCCTCTAGTTTTATGCATCAACATCACACATCATCCTTAACTGCCGATCCAGAGGAACATTTGCTCGGACAAAGTCTTACAGTTAATACAAAAGAAGCCATGTCAGTTGTGCAAGATATGTGGCGTTCACCCGATACAGTACACACTACTCCTAATTTTCGTAGTTCCATGGCACCCAGAATTCCAGattctaaaattttgaaaatgtgtTTTGACATACATATGGATAGTTCGATGACTCAACATGCAATGTCAAGTAGTAAACATCATTCAGGATATAATGTACAACCATATAATGATCAGGAAAATCATCAAAACTATTCCACTCATCAAAATTATTCCAATCAGGAGCATCCAAGCTCTTATGGTAGTTCTGGGTTACACAACACATACCAGTATGATATCCAG CAACATCACGAGCAGCAAGTGCAACAGTCCCATTCCCGACCTCATCATCATCAGCAGTTAATGCAAACACATCAACCAGCTCATGTGATGTCGCATCATCAGTCTCTGTCCCATCCGTCACATCTACAAACTCACAGTCAAATTCAGCATCATCAAACTCATCCACAACATCAACCGTCACCCAATCAACACCTTCATCATCAACCACATCAAGCGCACCAACATATACAACATCTGCAGCATACTGTTTACGGCAACATAACACCAAACGATATTGCTTATCAACAGTATCCCTCGCAATTGGAATCCACATTATTGCAGCAAAACGTAGAACCTCAGAAACAGCTTCATTATTCTCCATATACCGAACCTGATATCGAAACTAGTAAACCATATAGAATGCCTCCCGAGTTACCGTATATTAAGTCTCCGGGTATGAATCGCAGAGACATCAAGTATCTTGAAGGTGCCGAGGATAAAGAAAATGCTATTGTTGTTGATTATAACGGACCGATAGAAGAGAATATGACATCAAAACCAGCTGAAGAAAACAATTTATATATTGACGAAAGTCTTGGTATTAGTCCTTTGTCGGGCAACAATGATACATGCTTTACAGAAGCATTTAATACCCAATTGACCAGTTCTACACCTATGACTAATCATTTTAGACAATCTTACAAAGCACCAGAAGAAACCCCGCAGTATTCGAATCAATGCGCTGCGCCTCCGCA CAATTCAGAGGCGCCGCATGGCGAAGGCGAAGAAAAATTGAGCGTTATACTGGAATCAACTAGAGAATATATTTCGAGCAGTTCCGGTAGTAGTGCTCATACAAGAACCGCCGCATTGGCTTTTACTTTAACCAAGGAAGATTTGGTTCCTATAAAAGAACACTCCATTGATcaat GTGAAAATGATGAAGCTGCAGATACTACACTGCCCGCGAATCAACTTTATGAACAAAAACTTCAAACTCAGATACAAGCTGTACACGCTCAAAGTCCGCGTACAGTACAACGTAATGTGGATCAAATTACttctgaaattaaaaagaacTGTGATCTACGAAAATCGATTAACTTTAAACTTAATGAAATAGAAGAACAAGATAAAGTTGATTCGATGGAGTGCGAAGAGCACCATGAACCAATGGAACAAGCAGAAGAAGAAAGTTTTCAATTCCCTTCAGGAGATATTAATCCTTTTGACAAAAATTTAATAGCTGGTCttttaaagaatattaaattccCCCAGCCGCATCATGCAGAGGGATATGTGAGACTAGATACTAATTTAAATAAGCTTGTGCCTTCTACTGTGGTTACACTTG GTAATGAAACGTACGATTTGGAAAAGTGCCTTGGAAAGGGAATGTATGGTACAGTATTCAAAGCAGTGAGTCTACAAACAGGTCAAACAGTTGCCCTGAAAACTCAAAAGCCTGCTTGGGTTTGGGAATTTTATATCACTAGAGAAATAAAAGCTCGTCTAACTAATCCACACGtg TTGCGTGGATTTATGGATGTTTCGATGGCATACGTTGCGAACAATGGCAGTGTACTGGTTTCAGAGTATTCCAAATTTGGAACATTATTAGCGGTAACGAATCAGATAAAGATTGCCACAGGTAAACCATTGGTGGAGCACTTAGCTATATTCTTCACAATTGAAATGTTACAAATTGTGGAGTACTTACATAAATGCCAAATAATACACGGGGACATCAAGCCAGATAATTTTCTGTTGATGCGTTT ACCTACAGAAGATGTCAGGCCAACGATACAGTTAATAGATTTCGGATGTAGCATAGATATGAGTCTTTTGCCAGAAAAGACAACGTTTACTCAGGTCATAAAGACAGAAGATTTTACATGTATTGAAATGCAAACTGGCAGACCGTGGACGTACCAGACTGATTTGTACTGTTTAGCTGCGACAAGTCATTGTTTACTATTTGGTAACTACATGAGAGTATCAAATGTTGGCGGGCGCTGGTTTATCACTTCCAAGATACCAAG GTACACGAAGAAATCTGTGTGGGAGCAATTTTTCACAGAACTATTAAATATTGAATCCTGCGATAAAATGCCAGATTTATCAAAATTGCGCAACATGATGGAAGAAACATTAGCGCAAATGGATGCACAGttaaaaattagaaactttGTCAATATCCTGAACAAACGATAA
- the LOC143151837 gene encoding uncharacterized protein LOC143151837 isoform X2 — protein sequence MDPATAIARSKENIQPLRYGRNAAQLGTALRAQEDVDTQQLLLQEKQMHEAAIKNYEGDDPLENWYEYILWMEQSSPKGGHESHIAKLLQQCLAIFEKEVKYHQDRRYIRLWINYISVQKNPLELYQLLYTNGIGTMVADIYRAWAFELEQMEDYKRADKVYLMGLSAKAEPQEELDYAHKNFQLAVARKTLGHSDDRTERSLLEQRQAFSSLKAIKAGKKVSSVRTGHRVREYFPGTVPQVSSAMHNAALNPRIQIYQDDVLGEMKSSSILDHVPIEDTVHKENTIKPGPWNGNGSRRCPLMTSATKSAFKVHEDQPDDFNTGKVRLFPNHTYIFDGSKYPEYSTVPVFVPDPPNPNIVLRPHYPKDLVYANNMDLSMEEIRAQRYLQRAQVLEKRHATQDIRETEQHIQHKNFEAEHQRHNMSLQELLRQRQEYKQQEELTERHRKLQQQQREAEQFELDRQRLQAEQEKLQRQQYEAENLALENQRREAEQRELERLEAERIETQRIEAERLEAQRLEVQQRMEAELNSQRKLQASSFMHQHHTSSLTADPEEHLLGQSLTVNTKEAMSVVQDMWRSPDTVHTTPNFRSSMAPRIPDSKILKMCFDIHMDSSMTQHAMSSSKHHSGYNVQPYNDQENHQNYSTHQNYSNQEHPSSYGSSGLHNTYQYDIQQHHEQQVQQSHSRPHHHQQLMQTHQPAHVMSHHQSLSHPSHLQTHSQIQHHQTHPQHQPSPNQHLHHQPHQAHQHIQHLQHTVYGNITPNDIAYQQYPSQLESTLLQQNVEPQKQLHYSPYTEPDIETSKPYRMPPELPYIKSPGMNRRDIKYLEGAEDKENAIVVDYNGPIEENMTSKPAEENNLYIDESLGISPLSGNNDTCFTEAFNTQLTSSTPMTNHFRQSYKAPEETPQYSNQCAAPPHNSEAPHGEGEEKLSVILESTREYISSSSGSSAHTRTAALAFTLTKEDLVPIKEHSIDQCENDEAADTTLPANQLYEQKLQTQIQAVHAQSPRTVQRNVDQITSEIKKNCDLRKSINFKLNEIEEQDKVDSMECEEHHEPMEQAEEESFQFPSGDINPFDKNLIAGLLKNIKFPQPHHAEGYVRLDTNLNKLVPSTVVTLGNETYDLEKCLGKGMYGTVFKAVSLQTGQTVALKTQKPAWVWEFYITREIKARLTNPHVLRGFMDVSMAYVANNGSVLVSEYSKFGTLLAVTNQIKIATGKPLVEHLAIFFTIEMLQIVEYLHKCQIIHGDIKPDNFLLMRLPTEDVRPTIQLIDFGCSIDMSLLPEKTTFTQVIKTEDFTCIEMQTGRPWTYQTDLYCLAATSHCLLFGNYMRVSNVGGRWFITSKIPRYTKKSVWEQFFTELLNIESCDKMPDLSKLRNMMEETLAQMDAQLKIRNFVNILNKR from the exons atggatCCTGCAACAGCCATAGCTCGttcaaaagaaaatattcagccTTTGCGTTATGGACGAAATGCTGCACAGTTGGGAACTGCACTACGAGCACAAGAAGACGTGGATACACAGCAATTACTTTTACAAGAAAAACA AATGCACGAAGCTGCAATAAAGAATTATGAAGGAGATGATCCTTTAGAAAATTGGTATGAATATATACTTTGGATGGAACAGAGTTCTCCAAAAGGTGGACACGAGTCTCACATTGCTAAACTTTTGCAACAGTGCTTAGCTATATTTGAAAAGGAAGTCAAGTATCATCAGGATCGTAGATATATACGTCTTTGGATTAATTAT ATAAGTGTGCAAAAGAATCCATTAGAGTTGTATCAACTTTTATATACCAATGGAATTGGAACTATGGTTGCAGATATATACAGAGCATGGGCTTTTGAATTAGAACAAATGGAAGACTATAAACGTGCCGATAAAGTTTATTTAATGGGCTTGTCTGCTAAAGCAGAACCCCAGGAAGAATTGGATTATGCTCACAA gAATTTTCAACTTGCAGTTGCACGTAAAACGTTAGGTCACTCTGATGATCGTACTGAAAGGTCACTGCTCGAACAGCGTCAAGCTTTTAGTTCTTTAAAAGCAATAAAAGCTGGCAAAAAAGTTAGCAGTGTACGCACTGGGCATCGTGTTCGCGAATACTTTCCCGGTACTGTTCCGCAAGTTTCATCAGCGATGCATAATGCCGCATTAAATCCCAGAATACAAATATATCAg GATGATGTTCTTGGTGAGATGAAAAGTTCAAGTATACTAGACCATGTTCCAATAGAGGATACAGTACATAAAGAAAATACTATTAAACCTGGTCCATGGAATGGTAATGGAAGTAGACGATGTCCGTTAATGACATCCGCTACGAAGTCAGCTTTCAAAG TTCACGAGGATCAACCAGATGACTTTAATACAGGCAAAGTAAGATTATTTCCAAACCATACATATATTTTTGATGGCAGTAAATATCCCGAGTATTCAACAGTGCCTGTGTTTGTACCCGACcctccaaacccaaatattgtATTAAGACCGCATTATCCAAAAGATTTAGTGTATGCTAACAATATGGATCTAAGCATGGAAGAAATAAGGGCCCAACGGTATTTGCAAAG AGCACAAGTTTTAGAGAAAAGGCATGCAACACAAGATATACGGGAAACCGAACAACATATTCAACATAAAAACTTTGAAGCTGAACATCAGAGGCATAATATGTCTCTACAAGAATTGTTACGACAGCGACAAGAATACAAGCAACAAGAAGAGCTAACCGAGAGGCATAGAAAGTTGCAGCAGCAACAAAGAGAAGCTGAACAATTTGAACTGGATAGGCAGAGGCTTCAGGCTGAACAAGAAAAACTTCAGAGACAGCAGTATGAAGCTGAAAATCTAGCTTTGGAAAACCAAAGGCGCGAGGCAGAACAACGAGAATTGGAGAGATTGGAAGCCGAAAGAATCGAGACCCAGAGAATCGAAGCAGAAAGACTCGAAGCACAGAGACTTGAAGTACAACAGAGGATGGAAGCAGAATTAAATTCGCAACGAAAGTTACAAGCCTCTAGTTTTATGCATCAACATCACACATCATCCTTAACTGCCGATCCAGAGGAACATTTGCTCGGACAAAGTCTTACAGTTAATACAAAAGAAGCCATGTCAGTTGTGCAAGATATGTGGCGTTCACCCGATACAGTACACACTACTCCTAATTTTCGTAGTTCCATGGCACCCAGAATTCCAGattctaaaattttgaaaatgtgtTTTGACATACATATGGATAGTTCGATGACTCAACATGCAATGTCAAGTAGTAAACATCATTCAGGATATAATGTACAACCATATAATGATCAGGAAAATCATCAAAACTATTCCACTCATCAAAATTATTCCAATCAGGAGCATCCAAGCTCTTATGGTAGTTCTGGGTTACACAACACATACCAGTATGATATCCAG CAACATCACGAGCAGCAAGTGCAACAGTCCCATTCCCGACCTCATCATCATCAGCAGTTAATGCAAACACATCAACCAGCTCATGTGATGTCGCATCATCAGTCTCTGTCCCATCCGTCACATCTACAAACTCACAGTCAAATTCAGCATCATCAAACTCATCCACAACATCAACCGTCACCCAATCAACACCTTCATCATCAACCACATCAAGCGCACCAACATATACAACATCTGCAGCATACTGTTTACGGCAACATAACACCAAACGATATTGCTTATCAACAGTATCCCTCGCAATTGGAATCCACATTATTGCAGCAAAACGTAGAACCTCAGAAACAGCTTCATTATTCTCCATATACCGAACCTGATATCGAAACTAGTAAACCATATAGAATGCCTCCCGAGTTACCGTATATTAAGTCTCCGGGTATGAATCGCAGAGACATCAAGTATCTTGAAGGTGCCGAGGATAAAGAAAATGCTATTGTTGTTGATTATAACGGACCGATAGAAGAGAATATGACATCAAAACCAGCTGAAGAAAACAATTTATATATTGACGAAAGTCTTGGTATTAGTCCTTTGTCGGGCAACAATGATACATGCTTTACAGAAGCATTTAATACCCAATTGACCAGTTCTACACCTATGACTAATCATTTTAGACAATCTTACAAAGCACCAGAAGAAACCCCGCAGTATTCGAATCAATGCGCTGCGCCTCCGCA CAATTCAGAGGCGCCGCATGGCGAAGGCGAAGAAAAATTGAGCGTTATACTGGAATCAACTAGAGAATATATTTCGAGCAGTTCCGGTAGTAGTGCTCATACAAGAACCGCCGCATTGGCTTTTACTTTAACCAAGGAAGATTTGGTTCCTATAAAAGAACACTCCATTGATcaat GTGAAAATGATGAAGCTGCAGATACTACACTGCCCGCGAATCAACTTTATGAACAAAAACTTCAAACTCAGATACAAGCTGTACACGCTCAAAGTCCGCGTACAGTACAACGTAATGTGGATCAAATTACttctgaaattaaaaagaacTGTGATCTACGAAAATCGATTAACTTTAAACTTAATGAAATAGAAGAACAAGATAAAGTTGATTCGATGGAGTGCGAAGAGCACCATGAACCAATGGAACAAGCAGAAGAAGAAAGTTTTCAATTCCCTTCAGGAGATATTAATCCTTTTGACAAAAATTTAATAGCTGGTCttttaaagaatattaaattccCCCAGCCGCATCATGCAGAGGGATATGTGAGACTAGATACTAATTTAAATAAGCTTGTGCCTTCTACTGTGGTTACACTTG GTAATGAAACGTACGATTTGGAAAAGTGCCTTGGAAAGGGAATGTATGGTACAGTATTCAAAGCAGTGAGTCTACAAACAGGTCAAACAGTTGCCCTGAAAACTCAAAAGCCTGCTTGGGTTTGGGAATTTTATATCACTAGAGAAATAAAAGCTCGTCTAACTAATCCACACGtg TTGCGTGGATTTATGGATGTTTCGATGGCATACGTTGCGAACAATGGCAGTGTACTGGTTTCAGAGTATTCCAAATTTGGAACATTATTAGCGGTAACGAATCAGATAAAGATTGCCACAGGTAAACCATTGGTGGAGCACTTAGCTATATTCTTCACAATTGAAATGTTACAAATTGTGGAGTACTTACATAAATGCCAAATAATACACGGGGACATCAAGCCAGATAATTTTCTGTTGATGCGTTT ACCTACAGAAGATGTCAGGCCAACGATACAGTTAATAGATTTCGGATGTAGCATAGATATGAGTCTTTTGCCAGAAAAGACAACGTTTACTCAGGTCATAAAGACAGAAGATTTTACATGTATTGAAATGCAAACTGGCAGACCGTGGACGTACCAGACTGATTTGTACTGTTTAGCTGCGACAAGTCATTGTTTACTATTTGGTAACTACATGAGAGTATCAAATGTTGGCGGGCGCTGGTTTATCACTTCCAAGATACCAAG GTACACGAAGAAATCTGTGTGGGAGCAATTTTTCACAGAACTATTAAATATTGAATCCTGCGATAAAATGCCAGATTTATCAAAATTGCGCAACATGATGGAAGAAACATTAGCGCAAATGGATGCACAGttaaaaattagaaactttGTCAATATCCTGAACAAACGATAA